The genomic interval CGCACGCGCGCGGCGACCTCGGGCGGCATCGGCCGGACCGCGATCGTCATGCGGATGATCGCGCACAGGCGGTCCTGCTCGTCGGTGATGTCGACCTCCCACACCCACGTCGTGCGGCCGCGGTGGCGGCGCGTGGCGGTCGCGCGGATGACCGACCCGAACACGGGCCGCAGGAAGTTCGTCTGGTTGGAGAGCCCCTGCGCCATCTCGCCGTCGTGGATGACCACCCGGGCGGTCCCCATCGACGTGATCGCCTCGGCGATCGACGCCAGCAGGCCCCCGTGGACGAGCCCCATCGGCTGCTTGTGGTGGTCCTGGATGTCGACGTGCGCGCGCACGAGGTCGTCGCGCTGCTCGTCCACGACGAGGCCGTAGAGTGCGTCGAAGGTGCGCTCGTAGGCCACGGGGGTCGGGAGATCGCTCATCCCCGGCACCCTAGTTCACCGCCTCCCCCGCCCCGGGGGTGCGGCGCGGCCGGGTCCGACGCGCGGCGGGGGCCCGTCCCGCTAGGCTCCGCGCCCTATGGCGCGCGTGGACGACCTGCCGGCCGATCAGAAGGCCGTCATCCAGCTCCTGCTCAAGCAGGGCAAGACCTACGACGAGCTCGCGGCGCTGCTGCGGCTCGACGGTGCGGGGGTCCGCGACCGTGCGCTCGACGCCCTCGACAGCCTCGGTCCCGACGACACCGGCGACCTCGAGTCCGAGCGCCAGGACGACATCTCCGACTTCCTGCTCGGGCAGCAGACCGCGTCCCAGCGCGCGGCGACCCGCGAGTTCCTCGAGACCTCGGCCGCCGGGCGCGCGTGGGCGCGGGTCGTCGCGGCCGAGCTGCGCCCGATCGGCGGCGACGCGCTCCCGGACATCCCGGCGGGCGGCCGCGAGGTCGACGAGGCGTTCGACGCGCTCGAGGCGCGCAAGGTCGCCCGCCAGGAGCGCGCGAAGTCCTCGCGGCTGGGCGGGCTGCTCGTCCTCATCGGCGTCGGCGTCGCGATCGCGGTCGGCGGCGTGCTGCTGATCGGCGGTGGCGACGACGAGAGCGACGACACGCCGACGACGACGCAGGCGGCGTCCACCGGCCCGACCGGCACCCCGTCGGTCGACGCGCAGATCAACCTGACGGCGGCCGTCCAGGGCTCGAAGGCCCTCGGCGTCGCGCAGGTCCTCTCCCAGGACGGGCAGCGCGCGCTGGCCGTCACGGCGCAGGACCTGCAGCCCAGCTCCCGCTACGTCGTGTGGCTCTACAACTCCCCGTCGGACGCGCAGTTCCTCGGGTTCGCGCCGCCGGTCGGCGACGACGGTCGCCTCAGCGGCCTGGCGCCCGTGCCGGCCGAGGCCACGAAGTTCCGCCAGCTCGTCATCACCAAGGAGAAGGTGGACCGCCCGAGCAAGCCCGGCACGATCGTGCTCCGCGGCCAGCTCGACCTCGGCGGCAACTAGCCGCGGCCGGTCGCGTCCGGCGCCGCCTCAGGCGGCGTCGGCGTGCAGCCGCTCGAGGCCGTCGAGCGCCTCGTCCAGCAGCGTCCGCGACGCCTTGCGGACCATCGGGCCCCCGAGTCGCGAGACGCCCTTCATCCTCGTCGTCTGCACGACGGTGACCTTCGTGCCCGCGGACTGCGGGTCGAGCCGCACCTCGATGCTCGACGCCTC from Paraconexibacter algicola carries:
- a CDS encoding PaaI family thioesterase, whose protein sequence is MSDLPTPVAYERTFDALYGLVVDEQRDDLVRAHVDIQDHHKQPMGLVHGGLLASIAEAITSMGTARVVIHDGEMAQGLSNQTNFLRPVFGSVIRATATRRHRGRTTWVWEVDITDEQDRLCAIIRMTIAVRPMPPEVAARVRETHGDPT